The following proteins are co-located in the Penaeus monodon isolate SGIC_2016 unplaced genomic scaffold, NSTDA_Pmon_1 PmonScaffold_6971, whole genome shotgun sequence genome:
- the LOC119571577 gene encoding valine--pyruvate aminotransferase-like — translation MSGEQEFLMLGGGNPAGVPEVQALWRELVGDLLEQGERFDEVLVNYDMPKGRPGFIRALVDFLNRHYDWGITEKNVAITNGSQNAFFYLFNMLAGEFEDGTFKKILLPLCPEYIGYADQGLDRSMFTARRPKIEVIDAHTFKYHIDFDALQIDDDIAAICVSRPTNPSANVLTNEEIERLSELAKARGIPLLIDNAYGAPFPGIIFKDVVPFFDQHLIVSLSLSKLGLPGTRTGIVIANEAVIDALSSINAVSVWPTAIWGRSWWRRCWLTTAFSPCAGM, via the coding sequence ATGTCGGGCGAGCAGGAATTTCTCATGCTCGGTGGTGGAAATCCCGCGGGCGTTCCGGAGGTGCAGGCCCTGTGGCGGGAGCTGGTGGGCGACCTGCTGGAGCAGGGCGAGCGCTTCGATGAGGTGCTGGTCAACTACGACATGCCCAAAGGCCGGCCCGGCTTTATCCGCGCGCTGGTCGATTTTTTAAATCGGCATTACGACTGGGGCATCACCGAAAAAAACGTGGCCATCACCAATGGAAGCCAGAACGCTTTTTTCTATCTGTTCAACATGCTGGCGGGCGAGTTTGAGGACGGGACGTTTAAAAAAATTCTGTTGCCGCTGTGTCCGGAGTACATCGGGTATGCGGACCAGGGCCTCGACCGCTCGATGTTCACCGCGCGGCGCCCGAAGATCGAAGTCATCGATGCGCACACGTTTAAGTACCACATCGACTTTGATGCCTTGCAGATCGATGACGACATCGCGGCCATCTGTGTGTCGCGCCCGACCAATCCGTCGGCGAACGTGCTGACCAACGAAGAGATTGAGCGGCTGTCGGAGCTGGCCAAAGCCCGGGGGATCCCGCTGCTGATCGATAACGCGTATGGGGCGCCGTTCCCCGGTATCATTTTCAAGGACGTGGTGCCGTTTTTCGATCAGCACCTGATCGTAAGTTTGAGTTTGAGCAAGCTGGGCTTGCCAGGCACCCGCACCGGGATCGTGATTGCGAACGAAGCGGTGATTGACGCGCTGTCCTCGATCAACGCGGTGTCAGTCTGGCCAACGGCAATCTGGGGCAGGAGCTGGTGGCGCCGTTGCTGGCTGACGACCGCATTCTCCCCTTGTGCCGGGATGTGA